AATACTGATGTTTCTAAGTAGCTAAGCCTTTTAGAACTAGGACATGGTGCGTTGTGGTGGTCCTCTGAAGATTTATCCTTCCGAAAAACCTGGCAGCTCTGTCAAATCTGCCTGCAACCTGCTTTTCTGTCACATcactttttaaagcaaaactgAAGTGGTGGGGATTGTAAATAGCAGAGTGGTGAGCCACAGTATGTGAGCAAACGTTTTGGAGTTAATGAGAGGGCTCAAGCACCGCAGCTTCTTAAACTAGGGCAGAAAAACTTGCAGCTTCCATGGAAGACTTCCCTCAGACCTCACATCCCGGGAGAATACATGTGCAAAACCaacagtacacacaaacaaaagccGGTGCCGTGCAGAGCCGTGTCCGTTTACCgtaatgaaacaaacaaacaaaaaaaaaaaggcgctTTCACGGCCGGAGCTTAAACCCGGACGGGACTCTATTTTTTGCAAAGACAAAACGTGCAGAGAGAAAGGGCGTGGGTTTCTTTTCAACTTGAAGGGGCGCACTCTGGATCAAACCCAGAGCAGAAAATCACACTGACATATTTTGGGCATGCTTCTGGCCTAAATGAACCTCAATTTTCCATCATTTCATCTGTTTACCTAAAAACAAAAGGCATAAATTTATGCCAGAAGTCTGCAGCacataagagagagagagggagggagtaaGGAAAATGATTGGTCAGAGTAAGATACAGAAAGGTATTATGAAACTCAGCTCTACCATGAtggtttttctttattaatttatacGTTCtacaatatttacaaaatgtgaGCCCAATCCAAGTGTTCTTAAATGAGAAGGGCTccgttttttttaaatgtttgaccaATGAATTTCACAAAATGTGTACAAAAAAAACGAATTATCACAATATTCTATAAAATATGAATCTATTGCAGAACCGCTACCTGCATTTTTCATCAAAATCTACACCTTTGCAGCCAACAAACTGCAGGGAGGTTCATGTGACATCTACTACTCTGGAGAGTATTATGGAGAATTTTCAAACATTCTTcaaatattccaaaaaaaaagttcaagacAGCAATGTGTAGAATAAGTTTTAAACTGCAGTTATGAAAAACGTAAACCGATCCACCGTCATAAAGTGAGTAACGTGACCAACATCTCACTGGGAGACTATTCATTTCCTGTGGAGCCGAGTATCTGAGGAAACAACAGCTTTTCTGGCCCAACAGTGGGTTTGTTGGCCAAGAAAAGTTGGCCAGAGGTAAAATTTTCATGGTTAACAAGATTTCTATGCCTCCTTGTTTCCTTACTAATGTGATTTTGTTTCATGAACAAAAGTTCTGTTGGGCAAGTGCAAATCAAATTTGATGAGAAGGTAATTACAGCCATTAAACCCCCCTCACTTCTCTATAAACACCTATAACTTTATAGTCATAGAGAAGGTGTAGTTTTCCCCCTTGTGTTTCAGTGCAAAACAAAGCACTGAAAAATATGCAACGTGACTCTTCAAAACATGATCTTCATATGCATTCAGAGCTTCTGTACTGCACACAGTTGGTCAGAACAGAGCGACTCTCTGACCACACTGTGAACGCAGGGTCAGTGTTGGTTACaggcacacgcgcacacacacacacacacctcagaaACATAAACTTACCACCAACAAACTGGATGCCTCCAGCCACACGGCCGATTGTACGTGAGATGAGGTCAGAGATGCAGCAGCCCATGAGTGCTGTGAGCGCCACCAGAAGGAGGAGGCCACATCCCACGCCCGTCACTACTGTGCAGATCCTCCACTCCAGACTCGGGATGCCGTGGAACGAGGCGTAGCGCCCACACTGCTCCAGCATCACTGTGGCCTGCCTCTCCTCATCCCGCACCGGATAGGAGCAGCGTCGAAACGTGCCAAAGGACACTGGCTTGTCCATCTGTGTCCCCAGCAGCCAGTAGGGCATGAAGAAGCCaacacaggaggcagcagcacagagcaggGACAGCATGGCCCAGATAACACCCGTACATGTCAGACTAGACGCCATGGTAAACAGTCTGCGAACAGTTCACACAGTCACTGAACTAACAGCAGTTATATGAGCAGTCGCAGTGTTGTGGGAAGCCTTGCAGTGAGCATTTAACACTAGCAGTCTTCACCTTCTCAGTGACTCCAGGTCCCTGtcaggagaaagagaaacaaccAGATTTAGCAATGACAGAAAGATCATTTATGATTACAAGTTTTTGGCTTTTGGAGTGACATAAGGAAATAACAGATTGATTGATTACTCATTAACAGACCTTCAATAATAATACAGTCAAGAATGACTTCATGAGGTTTTGTGACTCATTGTTGATTAGTTAGATCCGGTTTTCTGTAAAGTCCTTTGTGGCTTAAAATGAAGCCAGTAAGTAGAGTAAATACAGCTGACCTGATTTAATAGAATAGACACAGTTATCCAATATAAATCCAATACAATAATGATTTAATTCACAGAATATTGAACACAAGCCAATAATTAATCAACTGAATAGTTTGATAAGCTGCTTATTACCCATCTTACTTAGGCATGATTCTTTAAggttttttctatttattacCCAGTGGAAATGATAAGAAGTAACAAAAAAATCTTAGCTAGTGTTTCACCACATTCAGCATCTTTAGGACACAGATCAATATGCATATTAACATCCCAACAGCTTGTTATTGGAACAACAGGAAATATTGGGTATAGCTGCTGACAATGTAGCCTAGATTTATACAGAAAGCAACGGAAACCATTGTAATcataataaactttaaaatgatattATACACACAGCCctgcaaaaaaacaatacagtatTTAACATATTATGGGAGTACTTTATGATGCCATACAAATATCTATTAATTACCATGAATCCAATGGAAATTGGAGATTTAGTTAACCAAACATAAAAGTCCCTGCAGGAACAGAAAGTGATTTTTTCGCTAGGGGTGACCTCAAGGAACCTGCTGTGTTATCGCAGTGCTTACACTGTCGGAATGTGAATAATGAAAAGAAAGGCAAAGAAagggaaagaggagaaagaagaagaacgCTTACATATTGGGAGACCTCTGGAATACGGTGCGCTCGGTGTACACTGAGAGGTTATTTCCATCTGCGGACTCCAGCTGTGCGGGGTCTCAAAGCAAACTTTTCTTCAGTCGAGGAAACGGGGAAAGAAATGCGTTCGAGCTAAGAATGTAAATCCAAAAGTAACTGCAGGATCCGTTCACAAATCACTTTCTCCTCATCAATACATTTTAACCGAGACGATGATCAATTATTCACTCCTGTGCGGTGCAGAAGAAACGTGCGGCGCTGACTGACTGCTCTCCTGTTTCAACATTCCTGctctaagagagagagagagagagagacgtggagagagagagagagagagagagagagagagcaaaagagagagagagagcgaaagagagagGGGCGGGGAGGGGGGCGAGTCACTGAAACACTCTCGGTAGGTGACCATCAATCACACAAATCCCCACCCAGGGGCTGGACTCACCGCTACTATCATTCCCTACATGCTTCTGGTGCGTTCATGGATACCTCGTAAACTCCTATAGCTACGTTTGGAAATAATAGTCATGATTCGTGCAGCCTTAATGTTGTGTTGCTTTAGCCAAAAGTGATAAAAGTATTGGTGGTGTATAAGTGTTAGTACGCATGGCATAAGTATTAGTAGCCATATCTAAATCCCttaattgagaaaatgtaatgtcaacatattttatagatagatagatttttgTGTTATAGCAGCAGGTTATCCATATAAATATActtaaatatacatattaatacttgaagagagaaatatatatctatagaaaaataaacacaacaaataacaataaaataaaatagctcAGAACAagaatatgagaaaaaaactgaagcgtacactataaatataataaactgtaaaatataaacatgctATATACATTTGACAAGTGTGCAAAGttgttgaagttttaaaaatgcaatgagGTGGAGCAGGAGtataaaaatgtgcaaattcacAATGAGCAAAGTTATTGAGGGAGCAAAACAGAGTAGAAATTGGTTGAGACAGAAACTATAAAGCTGAGAGTTCTCTCTGAGGTGTTATAGAGAGTTATTGCTCTGGGAAGGAAAGATTTCCTTTGTCGGCCCTTGTGACCGTGAAACTGAACTAGTCTGTCAGAGAAAGTGCTCCGCTGTCTGTAGCCAGTAGGTGGTGGAGAGGGTGGTCAGGATTATCCATAATGGATCacagtttgttcagttgtcCTCCTCTCCACCACAACTTCAAAGGTGTCTGGTTTGCAGCCAATTACGGAGCCGGCTTTCTTAACGAGTTTATTAAGTCTGTCGGTGTTGCAGGCTCCAAAGCTGCAGCAACGTACAGTGCACTGGACACAACAAAGTGGTAGAGGATGTCCAACATCTTGCTGCACATGTTCAAGGATCTCAGCTTCCTCAGTCTTCTCAAACCCTTCTTATTATCTTCTTATTAGCCTCAATGTTGGTCTTAATTCAGTCTGTTGTCAATGTGAACACCCAGGTTCTTGTAGTCCTCCATATATCACACCTTACTAGTCAGTAGGTTGACTGAAATTCAAATGGATgagtttttaatttcatatcaTTTTGAAATACAGGAAAGACTTTTAGAGATCAGGTCATAGCTTATAGGACTATAGTGCATGGTGACAGGATACTAATGAGTTTACTGTAGCTATCAACTGCAATGGTTCCTTGAGTCATTGTATTGTAGATCATATCATATGGATTTGGACATGTCGGGGTGTGTGCTCTGATCTAATTTGGGGTTCAAAGATGTTGTCTGTCTTGGTATTAAACATCTTCAGGCAGTGTTGGAAATAATCAGTTATCTTTGGCATTCAGAACAGAATTAAAGGAAGgtttttggtaaaaaaaaaaaaaaaatagttgattTAATCAGCACGATCCAATTTTTAATTATctgaaaaaatataacatttatgGAGCTGAATTTACAAGAACAATGCAGTCTTGGAATTGGGTTAAGAAAATCACTGAGTTCCTGAAAAACCATAATTACACAGTACTCAAGGTATACTGTTACTTTACACTTGTGGTTGAGGCTGGTAAGTCAGAAATATTATCACCATTTTGACTCTAATTGATATCCTACTGTAAGTCACAGTATTATCAATCAAACCTTAAATGATCTAGGCCGACTtctttttaattcatatttatttatataattaactTAATGTCAAATACTTATTTTGGCAGTTGTCTGATCAGCCAGGTCGCTGTTCTGGGATTCTTAGACTGGTAGTTTAGGTCCTTAGACTTTGCGTAATCCCATAGAGTATTCCCACTATTATCTCCATGAATAATTTATTGTTGAGTTTCCTCATAAGTGGAATATTTCCAACAGCACTTGAACGTAGCATCAACATTTTCCAGAGATATCTTGACTATGTAGATCATACTCTAGTCTCATTTATCCTTTAAAGTTAATTTGACACAGACTAGTTACCGACCCAATACACTGTAAATAAACGATTCACTTGAGCCCACCTCTCTCCCTTGTTAAATATTTGACCTGCAATCTCATTATCTTGTCACAGGACATGTAATATTCTCTACTTGAAATGACATAATGATAACTCACTCAacttaaatgtttggttttagATTTGCTTGAAGGAGTGAGCAACCCAGAGAATGATATGTATCTATTtgatataatgatatatatttgttttacatcataatcatcatcatcatcattatcattatcattatcattatcatcatcatcatcatcatcatcatcatcatcatcatcgtcggTCCTTGGTGGTCTGTTCAACAGAGCAATTTCTGCAACAGAGGTAAATCATCTCGTAGCGGAACGTTGTTTTGTTCTCCTACACGCCGGCCGGACATTTATTCCAGAAGGACCATAACATCCTTTCCGAAAGTTGACGTGGAGggtttgtttctgtttacaATGGCTGATATTAAGGTAGACAGTTCAACTGATAGCTCCACTGTTATACAGAATCCAAATGCGCCTTCTCAACCCAATAATCCTCTATCAAGAAAGCTCAACAAAATATTGGAGACGAGGCTTGACAATGACAAGGTACGTTAAGACTTTAGCTctttgctagctagctaacagtaGCTAGAGGTGCAGCGCAAGCTAGTTAGTTGACGACAGGAGATATTTCGGCTTTACGGTGATATTGTAACCTGCCCGGAGACAGTTGTTTGGAGGAAACGATATTGCTCATTACTGGCTGTGGTAAAGCATATTAACAACGGCAAacacagtttttattattttaatggttAGCATGTTGCTACATTTGTATCCTCGTAATGAAAACCGAAAAGGACTGTAAGTGAGAAAATGCAGGCGGCCAAAAACTCCCATATTTCGTTTCCCACGCAGTTTGGATTCCGGTGATTTAAGTGAAAGGGGAACAGATTCTTAGTTTTACGTTTGTCACAACTAACCGGTACGATAACGTCCCGATTGTCTTTCCAGGAGATGCTGGAGGCGCTGAAGGCGCTGTCGGTGTTCTTCACTGAGAACAGCTTGCGCACCAGGAGAAATCTTCGAGGTGATATAGAGAGACGAAGCCTGACAATCAACGAGGAGTTTGCACGAATATTTAAGGAAGTAAAGGAGGTAATTGCAAGGAGGATTGCAAGAAAATCCAATTTATTACCCTTTATTTAAAACAGCATCCATGTCCCAGGACGAGGAAAAGCATATGTGGTGTGATGTGGTGATTTGGGATGTGGAAATATTCACAGCCTGAGCAGAGGCAGTTGAGTAGATACACTTAATTCCtgacaatatttcacaaaaaacatagCTTGATTTAGGTTTTTTGTAACTTTCAAGGTTGTGGTGAAAATGCTCCTACCCAAATCACATCAGTCTAATTTCTTAGAGGACTGAAATTGGGATCTTAAAATCCTGTGATTCCAGCAAGTTACACAAATTTGTTCAACATAACAGAATTCTGAGACGCTCATAATGCAATAAACTGTAATTTATGAAGTGCATGGTATCACCAGTATCTAGAAATACTGTGATGAGTATATTTCATACACAGAAAGTTATTTCTAAACTGCCTCAGTGCTGTGTCAACTGTGATTTCACGTTCTCCACAGGAGCTTGAAAGTGTTCATGAGGATGTGCAGGCCATGACTACATGTTGTGAAGAAATGACCAGTAGATTAAAGGTGTAGTATATTTTCTTGGCATGTTGTTAAAACATTCTCCTGTATGAATAACGATTTACTGAAACTGTGTATTCATAACATGAATGGAGGTTAGTATACTTGTGCAAGCTTAGCGTAGTATAAATCAAATGTATGattttaataacacatttttagaTTTCTTTTGAGAACATATATTTTGGCCACTGCAAATAATCAAAGAACTTTTCTTCAACAGGCTGCCAAGGAGCAAACTCAAGACTTGATAGTAAAAACCAACAAGCTTCAGGGAGAGAAGTGAGTTCATTCTAAAGGGGTGAtgaaaactctgtgtgtgtgtgtgtgtgttactgcatGAAACTTGCATCTTGTATCTCAGTATTAATGGTTTACATGTAAGCTTTCCCCTTTTTCCTCCTGAGGCCACATGAATCAAATACACAGAATGGCCAGAAAAGTAGAACAGTGCAATGTAATGTAATCCAGTACACAGTAAATATCGGCGCCTTTGGAAAACGTACAATCTTAATTATTTAGTAGTTAATTCAGCTTAGTTGAAATTCTTGCAACTGTCAtttgtgttatatttatattgaatTGGGTGATACACACTCAAATAACTAAAGTAGTCGTCTTAATATAGACGTTACATTTTAAGTAAAGTAGTATTTATTGTAGGGCTGTTTATAATGGATTACACCAAATATGCATTGGTCACTCTCGTACAAGTTTCGGTGTGCAAATGAATCTGGAAACTCAACTTTATTCTACTGTTGGAATCACAAGATGTTCTCGATCTGATTGTGACTAAAGTGTCACCAAAATGTAAAGTAAGACCATAAGACGAGGCTGTCACCCTGAACTTTTATCTGGCATTTCAGAATGTCAGGGAGATCATGGAGATAGGTTGGCAACTTTATTCCGAAGAAATCTCTTATTGCAAATTTTCCCCTTATCTGTTCTGAGGCTACAAGTCATTTTGCAAATCCGTCACATATGTCACTGATAGGCATCTTCATCAGTGGAAAGCTAGACACCATCGTTCCGATCTCTCTGGTGTTTCATTTCCTCAGAGAAATTACCCTTTTTTCTATTCAGTCAAGTTTCCACACAAATAGCACTTCAATCAAAACACACGGCAGGAACAGAATTGTACACTTTGCAAGAGATAAGCTTTTATGGTACACATTATGTTTGGAAAGAGAGGCTGATTATGCTAGGACTTCCTTGTTTTCTAGGAGTTTCCACTGCACTCTCCGGAATATTTGACACTACTGGCAATTTAAGGGAATTTAGCCCTTTAAAGttgcagtgcggaacttttgtctcccccctctggcagtgagagtaattacacaaacactgtttgaggCTTTTTACGTGAGCCGGTCCCCGTCCTGGCAATGTAACGTGGATGGGGCACACTGAGGACGGTCTGTCTTGGTCAACAGTCGAAAACCGATCATTGCTGGTTGACATAAAACACATTGCTTTCAGTAAACCAGCGCGGGAAAGTCACCACAGACACCAAATTTGAAAATCTCTGGTGTATTgcgaaatacagagagatttacccgGCGATGATAGACTTAATCAGCgatg
This is a stretch of genomic DNA from Thunnus albacares chromosome 6, fThuAlb1.1, whole genome shotgun sequence. It encodes these proteins:
- the LOC122984611 gene encoding LHFPL tetraspan subfamily member 6 protein, encoding MASSLTCTGVIWAMLSLLCAAASCVGFFMPYWLLGTQMDKPVSFGTFRRCSYPVRDEERQATVMLEQCGRYASFHGIPSLEWRICTVVTGVGCGLLLLVALTALMGCCISDLISRTIGRVAGGIQFVGGLLIGSGCALYPLGWDSEEVQQTCNNSSDQFQLGSCQIGWAYYCTGAGAAAAMLLCTCLSCFAGKKQKQYPY